The Magnolia sinica isolate HGM2019 chromosome 9, MsV1, whole genome shotgun sequence genome contains a region encoding:
- the LOC131256017 gene encoding small nuclear ribonucleoprotein SmD1a isoform X1 — protein MAPSLVMRLLLAHWGGATWRHQGLGNFSGVDISMNTHLKTVKLTLKGKNPVTLDHLSVRGNNIRYYILPDSLNLETLLVEETPRVKPKKPTAGRPLGRGRGRGRGRGRGRGR, from the exons GTGATGAGGCTTTTGCTTGCGCATTGGGGTGGGGCAACTTGGCGCCATCAAGGGTTGGGAAATTTTTCTG GAGTAGATATCAGCATGAACACGCATCTTAAGACGGTGAAGCTGACCCTGAAAGGTAAAAATCCTGTGACCCTTGATCACCTGAGCGTGAGGGGCAACAACATCCGATACTACATCCTTCCTGACAGTTTGAACCTCGAGACTTTGCTGGTTGAGGAGACACCTAGGGTCAAGCCTAAGAAGCCAACTGCAG GGAGGCCTTTGGGACGTGGTCGGGGCCGTGGGCGCGGGCGTGGCCGTGGCCGAGGGCGCTAG